In Candidatus Mycalebacterium zealandia, one DNA window encodes the following:
- a CDS encoding Hsp20 family protein, which produces MNTLRLWEPFGMLREFDDVFRNFGAFGSATRDGKDLLAKTDIAETDKSYEIALEVSGIEAKDLTLEVKDDVLSIKGERKFEEKAEDGKKYITVERRYGKFSRSFGLPEKTDKKGIKADCKNGILTVTVPKTEVEEKKPLKIEVS; this is translated from the coding sequence ATGAACACATTAAGACTTTGGGAACCGTTCGGAATGCTAAGAGAGTTTGACGACGTGTTTAGAAACTTCGGCGCGTTCGGCTCCGCGACAAGAGACGGGAAGGATTTGCTCGCAAAAACCGATATAGCGGAAACGGACAAATCGTACGAAATCGCACTGGAAGTTTCGGGAATTGAAGCGAAAGACCTGACCCTTGAAGTAAAGGACGACGTTCTTTCCATCAAAGGCGAAAGGAAGTTTGAGGAAAAAGCAGAAGACGGGAAAAAATACATAACCGTTGAAAGACGCTACGGAAAGTTTTCCCGCAGTTTCGGTCTTCCGGAAAAAACGGACAAAAAAGGGATAAAAGCCGACTGCAAAAACGGCATCCTGACCGTAACGGTTCCGAAAACCGAAGTTGAAGAGAAAAAACCTCTGAAGATTGAGGTGAGTTAG
- the rpmG gene encoding 50S ribosomal protein L33, with translation MGKQGNRLMVKIKSTESHHIYYTEKNKVNTEDRLELKKFDPVVRKHVLYKETK, from the coding sequence ATGGGAAAACAGGGAAATCGGCTTATGGTCAAAATCAAAAGCACTGAGAGCCACCACATCTACTACACCGAGAAAAACAAGGTGAATACTGAAGACCGCCTTGAACTCAAAAAGTTTGATCCCGTTGTGAGAAAACATGTTCTCTACAAGGAGACCAAGTAA
- a CDS encoding HU family DNA-binding protein, with product MTKSDIASHIAMKCDISKKAAGEVLDEIASVVYKGTKKSKEFTLPGLGKFVVSKRAARMGRNPATGATIKIPAKNVVKFKVAKACKDAVVG from the coding sequence ATGACAAAGTCTGATATAGCGTCTCACATCGCAATGAAGTGTGACATTTCCAAGAAGGCGGCCGGTGAGGTCCTTGATGAGATCGCATCCGTTGTTTACAAAGGAACGAAGAAATCCAAGGAGTTCACTCTGCCCGGACTTGGAAAATTTGTTGTGAGCAAACGCGCCGCACGCATGGGGCGCAACCCCGCGACGGGCGCAACAATTAAAATCCCCGCCAAGAACGTTGTGAAGTTTAAGGTGGCGAAAGCCTGTAAAGATGCTGTCGTCGGCTAA
- a CDS encoding aminotransferase class V-fold PLP-dependent enzyme, which translates to MENGYIYLDNNASSRALPEVVEKTVEVLKLAGNPSSPHSCGRNIRKTIEDARRSFAAFVGAETESVVFTSSGTEANNMALIARAKKPAGGKTRIVTTPVEHSSVKKMCASLEIGGAEIARTRVDSGGLVDIRELEKLIKDGAEMVSVQWVNNETGVIQDIESISALCEENGVLFHTDAAQAAGKMAVDVSALGVDFATFTGHKFNAPLGCGAIFAKDMLKLNQMLFGGFQESGFRPGTENMAGIAGIGAAAEIRSRSLAADIKRLAEMRDFFENEILSAIADTTVNGDTERRVCNTSNIMFGGVDGAQLTAVLDSTGVKCSQSSACTTSDPSPSYVLTEMGFSQERANSSIRFSFGVDNSMDETRRAVEIVIQACGKCA; encoded by the coding sequence ATGGAAAACGGCTATATATACCTTGACAACAATGCGTCTTCCCGCGCTTTGCCTGAAGTCGTGGAAAAAACGGTTGAGGTTTTGAAGCTTGCCGGAAACCCTTCAAGCCCCCATTCCTGCGGAAGAAACATCAGAAAAACCATCGAAGACGCCCGCCGCAGTTTCGCGGCGTTTGTGGGCGCGGAGACCGAATCCGTTGTGTTCACAAGCTCCGGCACCGAAGCAAACAACATGGCCCTAATCGCGCGGGCGAAAAAACCCGCGGGCGGAAAAACAAGAATTGTAACAACGCCGGTTGAGCATTCATCGGTGAAGAAAATGTGCGCAAGTCTCGAAATTGGAGGCGCGGAAATTGCGCGGACGCGGGTGGACAGCGGCGGGCTTGTTGATATACGGGAACTTGAAAAACTGATAAAAGACGGCGCAGAGATGGTTTCGGTTCAGTGGGTCAACAACGAAACCGGGGTTATTCAGGACATTGAAAGCATCTCCGCGCTGTGCGAAGAAAACGGTGTTCTTTTCCATACGGATGCGGCGCAGGCGGCGGGCAAAATGGCGGTTGACGTGAGTGCTCTCGGCGTTGATTTTGCCACTTTTACCGGACACAAATTCAACGCTCCGCTGGGTTGCGGCGCGATTTTCGCCAAAGACATGCTCAAACTCAACCAGATGCTGTTTGGAGGGTTTCAGGAGAGTGGTTTCAGACCCGGAACGGAGAACATGGCGGGAATAGCCGGAATTGGCGCGGCGGCGGAAATAAGAAGTCGCTCTCTTGCCGCAGACATAAAAAGGCTCGCGGAAATGAGGGATTTTTTTGAAAACGAAATCCTGTCCGCTATTGCGGACACCACAGTCAACGGAGACACGGAAAGGCGGGTTTGCAACACCTCAAACATAATGTTCGGCGGAGTGGACGGCGCGCAATTGACCGCCGTTCTTGACTCAACAGGCGTCAAATGCTCTCAAAGTTCCGCGTGCACCACTTCAGACCCTTCCCCGTCTTATGTGCTTACGGAGATGGGGTTTTCTCAGGAGCGGGCAAATTCAAGCATCCGGTTCAGTTTCGGCGTGGACAACTCAATGGATGAAACGCGGCGTGCGGTGGAAATAGTGATTCAAGCCTGCGGCAAATGCGCGTGA
- a CDS encoding threonylcarbamoyl-AMP synthase, which translates to MVVLRKQKPATAGFSANHNPQRITQHLFPKAVRNRLLQTACLNKSSQHKTGIIKTVVERVETKIVKASDPDAARKAAEVVLSGGIIVYPTETLYGIGGLALRCGAAQRVSEIKQRQEGKPFSVLVGDMEMLHRHFFISEKQADAYGKMLPLPLTLVLRGKTSGAFPPEVSKDGQTAVRISGGEFVQRLFEVLKEPLISSSANISGSENLLSGSEAARIFSGKVELIVDSGNLPSSQGSAIVSLAGKTPEILRDGDLEPEQLKDFLQWLS; encoded by the coding sequence GTGGTCGTCCTGCGCAAACAAAAGCCAGCCACCGCCGGTTTTTCTGCGAATCATAATCCGCAAAGGATAACACAACACCTGTTTCCCAAGGCAGTCAGAAACAGGCTTCTGCAAACGGCGTGCCTAAATAAATCAAGTCAGCACAAAACGGGCATAATAAAAACTGTTGTGGAGCGTGTTGAGACCAAAATTGTGAAGGCGTCCGACCCCGATGCGGCGCGAAAAGCCGCCGAAGTCGTTCTTTCGGGCGGAATAATCGTCTATCCGACTGAAACCCTTTACGGGATTGGCGGGCTCGCTCTCAGGTGCGGCGCGGCGCAAAGGGTGTCGGAAATCAAGCAAAGACAAGAGGGCAAGCCCTTTTCCGTTCTTGTGGGCGACATGGAAATGCTTCACCGCCATTTTTTCATTTCGGAAAAACAGGCGGACGCCTACGGGAAAATGCTGCCCCTGCCCCTGACCCTCGTGCTTCGCGGGAAAACTTCTGGCGCGTTCCCTCCCGAAGTTTCAAAAGACGGGCAAACCGCCGTGAGAATATCGGGCGGAGAATTCGTGCAGCGGCTTTTTGAAGTTCTCAAAGAGCCGTTGATATCGTCCAGCGCGAACATAAGCGGCTCTGAAAACTTACTCTCCGGCTCCGAAGCGGCGCGGATTTTCAGCGGCAAAGTTGAACTAATAGTCGATTCCGGTAATCTACCGTCGTCTCAAGGTTCCGCGATAGTAAGTCTCGCAGGAAAAACACCGGAAATTCTGCGCGATGGCGACCTTGAACCCGAACAACTGAAAGATTTTCTGCAATGGCTGTCGTAA
- the fabH gene encoding beta-ketoacyl-ACP synthase III produces the protein MSFVRITGIGSYSPEKVLSNQDIEKIVDTSDEWIVTRTGIKERRIATDAEASSDMGIVAAQQAVKEANVSPEDIDAIIVATVTPDYLFPSTACILQSKLKAKKATAFDILAGCSGFLYAIHIARDMIDSGRCKTVLAVGVETLSKVVDYQDRSTCILFGDGAGAAVLQKSETPGVLSSQLGSDGDNWNLLYMPGGGSRIPATEQSVKDRSHFLKMEGNEVFKEAVKAMETASEQAVKLAGLEPENIDLFIPHQANSRIIEATRKRMNFPEEKVVVNLDKYGNTSSASIPIALHEALKEGRICEGSTVLLAAFGAGFTWGSCVVRL, from the coding sequence ATGAGTTTCGTCAGGATTACGGGAATCGGCTCATACTCTCCCGAGAAAGTTCTTTCCAATCAAGACATTGAAAAAATTGTTGATACCTCCGATGAGTGGATAGTTACAAGAACGGGCATCAAAGAGAGAAGAATTGCGACGGACGCCGAAGCATCGTCGGATATGGGGATTGTCGCCGCACAACAGGCGGTAAAAGAGGCAAATGTTTCGCCCGAAGACATTGACGCCATCATTGTCGCCACCGTTACGCCCGATTACCTTTTTCCATCAACCGCGTGCATCCTGCAAAGCAAACTTAAAGCGAAAAAAGCCACGGCTTTTGACATTCTCGCGGGCTGTTCGGGATTTCTGTACGCAATTCACATAGCGCGTGACATGATAGACTCGGGGCGTTGCAAAACGGTGCTCGCCGTGGGGGTGGAAACCTTGTCAAAGGTGGTTGATTATCAGGACCGTTCAACCTGCATTCTTTTCGGAGACGGGGCGGGCGCGGCGGTTTTACAGAAATCTGAAACCCCCGGAGTGCTTTCCTCCCAACTGGGTTCCGATGGCGACAACTGGAATCTTCTTTACATGCCGGGCGGCGGTTCAAGAATTCCCGCGACCGAGCAAAGCGTTAAAGACAGGAGTCATTTTCTGAAAATGGAAGGCAACGAAGTTTTCAAGGAGGCGGTCAAGGCGATGGAGACGGCTTCGGAGCAAGCGGTTAAACTCGCCGGGCTTGAGCCCGAAAACATAGACCTTTTCATTCCGCATCAGGCGAATTCCAGGATTATTGAAGCCACCAGAAAAAGGATGAATTTTCCCGAAGAAAAGGTTGTGGTGAACTTGGATAAATATGGAAACACTTCTTCGGCTTCCATACCAATTGCCCTGCACGAAGCGCTCAAGGAAGGCCGGATTTGTGAGGGAAGCACGGTGCTTCTCGCCGCTTTCGGAGCCGGTTTCACATGGGGCTCCTGCGTAGTGAGGCTGTAA
- a CDS encoding DUF3891 family protein → MIRRKTGGGWLLFAQDDHARLSAEIMSLWGGGFFFTSPSDDLLFAISEHDCGWKEADSSPVLNPDGVPESFTEVPPQKQCDIWRRSFNAHSTARPEACALIALHFKKFNDRVLSRGENKWSLALRREIDEFVARSLCVESVEDIPARVERDLRLLQTGDALSLVLCHGWESFEMSGVPLENGGEETVRLTMTDENIYSASPWPFSRGEDLSFEIGFTRVRGDKFDSNAQLLKQAEGRTGEKMVFCLSPENA, encoded by the coding sequence ATGATTCGCAGAAAAACCGGCGGTGGCTGGCTTTTGTTTGCGCAGGACGACCACGCGCGGCTTTCCGCCGAAATAATGAGTTTATGGGGTGGCGGTTTTTTCTTTACCTCTCCGTCCGATGATTTGCTTTTCGCCATTTCCGAGCATGACTGCGGATGGAAGGAAGCGGATTCCTCGCCCGTTCTCAATCCGGACGGCGTGCCCGAATCCTTTACTGAAGTTCCGCCACAAAAACAGTGCGATATATGGAGGCGGTCTTTCAACGCTCACAGCACAGCGCGCCCCGAAGCGTGCGCTCTTATCGCGCTTCACTTCAAAAAATTCAATGACAGAGTGCTGTCGCGCGGAGAGAACAAGTGGTCTCTCGCCCTGAGGAGAGAGATAGATGAGTTTGTTGCCCGTTCACTCTGCGTGGAGAGCGTGGAAGACATTCCCGCCCGTGTGGAGAGGGATTTGAGACTGCTTCAAACCGGAGACGCGCTTTCGCTTGTTTTGTGCCACGGATGGGAAAGTTTTGAGATGAGTGGCGTGCCGCTTGAAAACGGCGGAGAGGAAACGGTCCGCCTTACAATGACGGATGAAAACATTTATTCGGCAAGCCCGTGGCCCTTTTCGCGGGGTGAGGATTTGAGTTTTGAAATCGGTTTTACCCGGGTGCGTGGGGATAAGTTTGACTCAAACGCGCAACTGCTCAAACAGGCAGAGGGGCGCACCGGAGAGAAGATGGTTTTTTGCCTGTCTCCTGAAAACGCCTAA
- a CDS encoding efflux RND transporter periplasmic adaptor subunit → MSGKSRDFSLQWKRFFWIVGIFLALVLLLYFRFTSSRQVEGIAEIPVPVRVVPIRAERIKLYDTVIGRIEGEQSVKVLSGVAGFVVDIGKSRGDSVKEGEVIMVLEDSGRLYELREATGRHALARADFDEARRKHSQYKKLFDKGVVSRDELDSALSAVNRAQAQLEAFEASYKKAKWYYDRLKIRSPISGTITEIPPDTGQEVMQGETVARVAGNRKNSVIAGVDSSIAKRTRRGAKVVIEYKTPGETRSAAGTVAGVSKETDAYSTTYSLEISVDDKDVWTELWSGEFVNLKIEAGLLADVVRIPITAVLYKDRVPLIFVARGGKALEVFLKSEPVRVDSGTVAIPVSLFSGGSQIIIEGGSRLEEGRAVQILKDR, encoded by the coding sequence ATGAGTGGAAAGAGCAGAGATTTCAGCCTTCAGTGGAAAAGATTTTTCTGGATAGTTGGGATTTTTCTCGCTCTTGTGTTGTTGCTTTATTTCAGATTCACCTCTTCGCGGCAGGTGGAAGGAATTGCCGAAATCCCTGTGCCGGTAAGAGTTGTCCCCATCCGCGCCGAACGGATCAAACTGTATGACACGGTTATAGGCAGGATTGAGGGGGAACAGAGCGTCAAGGTTCTTTCGGGAGTTGCGGGCTTTGTTGTTGACATCGGAAAGTCGCGCGGAGACAGCGTGAAAGAGGGCGAAGTGATTATGGTTCTTGAAGACAGCGGGCGGCTTTACGAACTCAGGGAAGCGACGGGGCGGCACGCTCTGGCGCGCGCGGATTTTGACGAGGCGCGCAGAAAACACTCTCAATACAAAAAACTTTTTGACAAAGGCGTAGTTTCGCGGGATGAACTTGACTCAGCGCTCAGCGCGGTGAACAGAGCGCAGGCGCAGTTGGAAGCGTTTGAGGCTTCATACAAAAAGGCGAAATGGTATTACGACAGGCTCAAAATCCGCTCGCCGATTTCCGGAACGATTACCGAAATTCCGCCGGACACCGGACAGGAGGTTATGCAGGGCGAAACGGTTGCCAGAGTTGCGGGCAACCGCAAAAACAGCGTGATCGCGGGCGTTGATTCTTCAATTGCGAAAAGAACAAGACGCGGCGCGAAGGTTGTTATTGAATACAAAACCCCGGGCGAAACGCGCTCCGCCGCCGGAACGGTTGCGGGTGTCAGCAAGGAAACCGACGCATATTCAACCACCTACTCACTTGAGATTTCCGTGGACGATAAGGACGTATGGACAGAGTTATGGTCTGGGGAGTTCGTGAATTTGAAGATAGAGGCGGGCTTGCTTGCCGATGTTGTCCGCATACCTATAACTGCCGTGCTTTATAAAGACAGGGTGCCGTTAATTTTCGTCGCGCGGGGAGGCAAAGCTCTGGAAGTTTTTCTCAAGTCCGAGCCGGTTCGGGTGGATTCGGGCACAGTTGCCATTCCGGTTTCGCTGTTTTCCGGCGGCTCGCAGATAATAATAGAGGGCGGCTCGCGCCTTGAAGAAGGTCGCGCCGTTCAAATCCTGAAAGACCGTTAG
- the rpmB gene encoding 50S ribosomal protein L28, with the protein MARKCSITGKKPLAGNHVSHANNKTRRRQLPNLQTKRIFIPELGKFVKIKLSTRALRTIDKKGLVPFLKSEGLSLKDVIR; encoded by the coding sequence ATGGCGCGCAAATGCTCAATCACGGGCAAAAAGCCTCTGGCCGGAAACCATGTTTCGCACGCGAACAACAAAACCAGACGGCGCCAGTTGCCTAATCTTCAAACCAAAAGGATTTTTATTCCCGAACTCGGCAAGTTTGTGAAAATCAAATTGTCCACCCGCGCTCTGCGCACGATTGACAAAAAAGGGCTTGTTCCGTTCCTCAAAAGCGAAGGCCTTTCGCTCAAAGATGTCATCAGGTAG
- a CDS encoding DUF1015 family protein, translating into MAVVKGFHAILYNSEKTGDLSNIVAPPYDVIDSAGQESLYEKHPLNFVRLILSKEPGEKRYISAAETLKKWLDEKILQREEKPAIFQYFQDFEFEGNRFTRKGFIAAVKIEGFKNGVVLPHEKTFKKHKDDRLKLTEACEANLSQVFSIYSDPEGLVEKTIENSAREPFAEIDFEGIKNTVWKVNDEETLARVSDLMSDKKLLIADGHHRYETAINYRNKRGGNGLHEYVMMFLCRAEGNSLVVGPTHRAVKNFNGISGAELAVNLKKEFECAEISAMSEEKLRRDQIIFVYDKCEKSLVFSPENKEKTYKTMGVITLQNTIIEKIIEGKMSAPAPEIIFIKSRAEILKLIKTGECEAGFIMPDPLIKDVMDAAEQGVRMPQKTTYFYPKILSGIAINPLWN; encoded by the coding sequence ATGGCTGTCGTAAAAGGTTTCCACGCGATTCTCTACAATTCTGAAAAAACGGGCGACTTGTCCAATATTGTCGCTCCACCTTACGATGTTATTGACTCTGCGGGACAGGAATCTCTTTATGAAAAACATCCGCTCAATTTTGTGAGGTTGATTCTTTCAAAAGAGCCCGGCGAAAAACGCTATATCTCGGCTGCCGAAACCTTGAAAAAATGGCTTGACGAAAAAATTCTTCAAAGAGAGGAAAAGCCAGCGATTTTTCAGTATTTTCAAGACTTCGAATTTGAAGGAAACCGCTTTACGAGAAAAGGTTTCATAGCGGCGGTAAAAATAGAGGGTTTTAAAAACGGGGTTGTTCTCCCGCACGAAAAAACCTTTAAAAAACACAAAGACGACCGCCTTAAACTAACCGAGGCGTGCGAAGCGAACCTGAGTCAGGTTTTTTCAATTTATTCCGATCCCGAAGGTCTAGTTGAAAAAACAATTGAAAATTCGGCGCGGGAGCCGTTCGCGGAAATAGATTTTGAGGGAATAAAAAATACCGTTTGGAAAGTAAACGATGAAGAAACGCTCGCCCGGGTTTCAGATTTAATGAGCGACAAAAAACTTCTCATCGCGGATGGTCACCACCGCTATGAAACGGCGATTAACTACAGAAATAAACGCGGGGGGAACGGTCTCCATGAATATGTGATGATGTTTCTGTGCCGCGCCGAAGGAAACAGCCTCGTTGTGGGACCAACTCACCGAGCGGTGAAAAACTTTAATGGAATATCGGGCGCGGAACTCGCCGTGAATTTGAAAAAAGAGTTCGAATGCGCGGAAATATCAGCGATGAGCGAAGAGAAACTGCGCCGTGACCAAATTATTTTTGTCTATGATAAATGCGAAAAATCCCTTGTTTTTTCCCCGGAAAACAAAGAGAAAACCTATAAAACAATGGGAGTGATAACCTTACAAAACACTATCATTGAAAAAATTATTGAAGGAAAAATGAGTGCTCCCGCGCCGGAAATTATTTTTATAAAATCACGCGCGGAAATCCTTAAACTCATCAAAACCGGAGAATGTGAAGCGGGCTTTATAATGCCGGACCCGCTGATAAAAGACGTGATGGACGCGGCGGAACAAGGAGTCAGAATGCCGCAAAAAACCACCTATTTTTATCCGAAAATCCTTTCCGGAATTGCGATAAACCCCCTGTGGAACTAA
- the lepA gene encoding elongation factor 4, protein MNPRNIRNFSIIAHVDHGKSTLADRILEFTGTLSEREKKDQFLDQMELERERGITIKAQAVKINYTADDGETYELNLIDTPGHVDFSYEVSRSLMACEGALLVVDASQGVEAQTLAHTYLAADSGLEILPVINKIDLPSAEPERVKAEIEEILGIDTSDAIRASAKDGTGVKEILEMVIKKIPHPSGKSSNPLKALIFDSWFSSYEGVAMLVRVFEGKLRIGGRIRLMSTGKQYFVKKLGVFSPNLIETEELETGEVGFVTAAVREINEAHVGDTITDTENPSSEPFEGFKVMKPMVFSGLYPTNTGEYEKLREALEKLILNDSSFVYEPETSAALGFGFRCGFLGLLHMEIIKERLEREFDLELITTAPTVIYKTVHVSGEEKFIDNPADFPMGDKRMSVEEPFVLVSIHMPSNSLGQVIDLCEKRRGVQKNMRYVTPERLILEYSLPLSEIVFDFYDRLKSVSRGYASMDYEPAGYAQSNLTRLDILVNGDPVDALSLIVHKDKAYERGRDLIEKLKELIPRQLYEVAIQAAIGSRVIARETVRAMRKDVTSKCYGGDVTRKRKLLEKQKEGKKRMKQVGSVEIPQEAFLAVLKT, encoded by the coding sequence ATGAATCCGCGAAACATACGCAACTTCTCAATAATAGCGCATGTGGACCACGGCAAGTCCACGCTTGCCGACCGCATACTTGAATTTACGGGAACTTTGAGCGAGCGCGAAAAAAAAGACCAGTTTCTTGACCAGATGGAGCTTGAGCGTGAGCGCGGAATTACGATCAAAGCCCAGGCGGTCAAAATCAATTACACCGCCGATGACGGCGAAACCTATGAATTAAATCTGATAGACACGCCCGGACACGTTGATTTCAGTTACGAGGTTTCCAGAAGCCTAATGGCGTGCGAGGGGGCGCTTCTTGTTGTTGACGCTTCGCAGGGGGTTGAAGCGCAGACGTTGGCGCACACATATCTCGCCGCGGATTCGGGGCTTGAAATTCTTCCGGTGATAAACAAAATTGACCTTCCTTCCGCCGAGCCCGAAAGAGTGAAGGCGGAAATAGAAGAAATTCTGGGAATTGACACAAGCGACGCGATTCGGGCAAGCGCGAAAGACGGAACGGGCGTAAAAGAAATTCTTGAAATGGTCATAAAAAAAATACCCCATCCGTCGGGAAAAAGTAGCAATCCCCTTAAAGCGCTGATTTTTGACAGTTGGTTCAGTTCGTACGAGGGCGTGGCGATGCTCGTAAGGGTGTTTGAGGGAAAACTCCGAATTGGCGGACGAATAAGACTTATGTCAACCGGCAAACAGTATTTTGTGAAAAAACTCGGCGTATTCAGTCCGAATCTAATTGAAACTGAAGAACTGGAAACCGGCGAAGTCGGTTTTGTAACAGCCGCGGTGAGGGAAATTAACGAAGCCCATGTCGGGGACACCATAACGGACACGGAAAATCCGTCTTCGGAGCCGTTTGAAGGTTTTAAGGTGATGAAACCGATGGTTTTCAGCGGCCTGTATCCCACAAACACGGGAGAGTATGAAAAACTGCGCGAGGCGCTTGAAAAACTGATACTCAACGACTCCTCCTTTGTTTACGAGCCTGAAACCTCCGCCGCGCTCGGTTTTGGATTTCGTTGCGGATTTCTCGGACTGCTTCACATGGAAATAATAAAAGAGCGTCTTGAAAGAGAGTTTGATCTTGAATTAATTACGACCGCGCCGACTGTAATTTACAAAACCGTTCATGTTTCGGGGGAAGAAAAATTCATAGACAATCCCGCCGATTTTCCGATGGGCGACAAAAGGATGTCGGTTGAAGAGCCGTTTGTTCTGGTTTCAATACACATGCCCTCGAACTCTCTGGGGCAGGTTATCGATCTGTGCGAAAAAAGGCGGGGGGTTCAGAAAAATATGAGATATGTAACGCCCGAGCGGCTTATTCTTGAATACAGTTTGCCGCTTTCGGAAATAGTTTTTGATTTTTACGACCGCTTGAAATCAGTTTCACGCGGCTACGCCTCAATGGACTACGAACCCGCCGGATACGCGCAGTCAAACCTCACGCGGCTTGACATTCTCGTCAACGGCGATCCGGTTGACGCCCTTTCACTGATTGTCCACAAAGACAAAGCGTATGAGCGCGGACGGGATTTAATTGAAAAATTAAAGGAATTAATTCCGCGCCAATTATACGAAGTCGCAATACAGGCGGCGATTGGAAGCCGCGTAATCGCAAGGGAAACCGTCCGCGCGATGAGAAAAGACGTAACCTCAAAATGTTATGGCGGCGATGTTACAAGAAAAAGAAAACTGCTTGAAAAACAAAAAGAGGGGAAAAAACGCATGAAGCAGGTCGGCAGCGTGGAAATACCTCAGGAAGCGTTTCTCGCGGTTTTGAAAACTTGA
- the cofE gene encoding coenzyme F420-0:L-glutamate ligase, translating to MARRRFPQLSSEKVALFALEGIPEVKSGDCVVGLITQSLEQSGERVQNGDVFVIAQKIVSKSEARAVNLREVTPSAAAEELAREVDKDPRLVEVILSEARRVVRKGVVRDGGREPGKGRLITETASGMIMANSGVDLSNTGGDDIATLLPVDSDASADSISSKLREATGVRSAVIISDTAGRPWREGLVDIAIGCSGIKALEDYRGKSDMRGATLVATEMAVADQIAAAAGILMEKDSGLPVVVVRGLEFNPEGIGAGELLRKPSEDLFR from the coding sequence TTGGCGCGCCGCCGGTTCCCGCAATTGTCTTCTGAAAAAGTTGCTTTGTTCGCCCTTGAGGGCATACCTGAGGTCAAATCCGGCGATTGTGTCGTGGGTTTAATAACACAATCTCTTGAACAGTCGGGCGAGAGAGTCCAAAACGGCGATGTTTTCGTCATTGCCCAGAAAATAGTTTCAAAATCCGAGGCGCGCGCGGTCAATCTGCGCGAAGTCACGCCGTCTGCCGCCGCCGAAGAACTCGCGCGTGAGGTTGACAAAGACCCGCGCCTTGTGGAAGTCATACTTAGTGAGGCGCGAAGGGTTGTGCGTAAAGGTGTTGTGCGCGACGGGGGCAGGGAGCCGGGCAAGGGCAGGCTTATAACTGAAACCGCTTCGGGAATGATTATGGCAAATTCGGGCGTGGACCTTTCAAACACCGGCGGTGATGACATAGCCACTCTTCTGCCGGTTGATTCGGACGCTTCGGCGGACTCCATCTCATCAAAACTGCGCGAAGCCACCGGGGTTCGCTCCGCGGTAATCATCTCCGATACCGCCGGACGGCCGTGGAGGGAAGGTCTTGTTGACATAGCAATAGGATGTTCGGGAATCAAAGCGCTTGAGGATTACAGGGGCAAAAGCGATATGCGCGGCGCGACCCTCGTGGCGACGGAAATGGCTGTCGCAGACCAAATTGCGGCGGCGGCGGGCATCCTGATGGAAAAGGATTCGGGACTTCCTGTCGTTGTTGTGAGAGGACTTGAATTCAATCCGGAAGGCATCGGCGCGGGCGAGCTTTTGAGGAAGCCGTCCGAAGACCTGTTCAGATAA